CCTCATGTTCTCTAAATTCAAAGAAGACAGAATGTTGATTGTAAGATCTGTGATCCCCACAAAGCAatgcaacaaaaaataaaaggacAAAGATTTTGACATTAGATTAATGAGTTAgggtattatatatatatatatatatatatatatatatgcacacGGATTGGGATCTTTATGGTTCAGATAATCTCAGAACTGATAAAGTTGAGTTGAGaagcagagagagagagaatcatATCTGGAAGGAAAACATGGACGAGGGCATGTCAGGCTTTTTAATGAGATCAGGAAGTGTCCGTGGGAAAAGTGGAAGCACTGCTTCTTCTGCCACTGGCACCAAGTGTGGGCGTTGGAATCCCACAACCGAACAGGTTAAACTTCTAACTGAACTCTTCAGGTCAGGGCTCCGAACCCCAAGCACTGACCAGATTCAAAAGATCTCCACTCAGCTCAGCTTTTATGGTAAGATAGAGAGCAAGAATGTCTTCTATTGGTTTCAGAATCATAAGGCCAGAGAAAGACAGAAGCGCCGCAAGGTCTCCTTTGACGACAAGGATGTCGTCATTCGTAGACAAAACTCCTTCAACACTTCCTCACAAAGTAAGTATATATTACATCTATTTCgataactttttcatttataatgcGTAACTtcattttaagtgtttttgagACTTTTCCTTATTGTTGTAGGTCTTGCTGATATGTATC
This window of the Vigna angularis cultivar LongXiaoDou No.4 chromosome 7, ASM1680809v1, whole genome shotgun sequence genome carries:
- the LOC108337940 gene encoding WUSCHEL-related homeobox 5 gives rise to the protein MDEGMSGFLMRSGSVRGKSGSTASSATGTKCGRWNPTTEQVKLLTELFRSGLRTPSTDQIQKISTQLSFYGKIESKNVFYWFQNHKARERQKRRKVSFDDKDVVIRRQNSFNTSSQSLADMYRVSEPDRVIETLQLFPINSFGESEPENLRLHGNECRDSSTMFSCTMDEEIEHPPLELRLSFL